A genomic stretch from Nitrospirota bacterium includes:
- a CDS encoding SagB/ThcOx family dehydrogenase, translated as MDRENSIQKVIEYHERTKHYPDRYARSPGELDWANQPAPFMRYEGAPVLDIPFIAKDQETNYYGIYDRSGNPSKDFSFENIGAFLELSVGLSAWKSISGDTWALRINPSSGNLHPTEVHLILPPLKESENCGGVYHYNPYRHIVEWRATFDNSLWSKLISHFRTDGFLVALSSIYWREAWKYGERAFRYCNHDVGHAVACMSFAANLSGWKVTYLNALSDSDVETMLGFHKTPWIEHEKEEADLICFVHRSSEADIAVDIPEDIISIFKKLPFIGDPSFLSEDHVVWEVIDEVSAATVKPAADKKEFIYNEDEFIEREITGVNAAAIIRQRRSGQSYDGEASISRNDFLAILDKTIPRKNCAPFDAGIGNVSVNLLIFAHRVTGLDPGLYILFRNKGDVAEFKRKCTADLLWEIVSDVPDTLPLYLLKKGDFRQKASYYSCDQEIAGDGVFSAGMIAKFKANIEDEPHAYRRLFWEAGMIGQVLYLEAEAHSLRGTGIGCYYDDLVHQLLGFTDNTYQDIYHFTVGKALEDTRITTLSPYGHLKR; from the coding sequence ATGGACAGAGAAAACAGCATACAGAAGGTTATAGAATATCACGAGCGCACCAAGCACTACCCGGATCGTTATGCAAGATCTCCAGGTGAACTCGATTGGGCAAACCAACCCGCTCCGTTCATGAGATACGAGGGCGCTCCCGTACTTGATATCCCTTTTATAGCAAAGGACCAGGAGACCAATTATTATGGGATATACGACAGGAGTGGAAATCCATCGAAAGATTTTTCTTTTGAAAACATTGGCGCCTTTCTTGAGTTGTCTGTTGGTCTTTCTGCATGGAAATCAATATCTGGAGATACATGGGCACTGCGTATCAATCCATCAAGCGGCAATCTCCATCCAACAGAGGTTCATCTCATCCTACCTCCGCTGAAGGAATCTGAGAATTGCGGCGGAGTTTATCACTATAATCCATACCGGCATATTGTTGAGTGGCGTGCAACATTTGATAATTCATTATGGTCAAAGCTAATATCGCATTTCAGGACAGATGGTTTTTTAGTTGCACTGAGCAGCATCTATTGGAGGGAGGCATGGAAATACGGGGAGCGGGCGTTCCGGTATTGTAATCATGATGTAGGGCATGCAGTGGCGTGTATGAGCTTCGCAGCTAATCTTTCTGGTTGGAAGGTAACATACCTTAATGCACTTTCAGACTCAGACGTGGAAACGATGCTGGGCTTCCATAAAACACCATGGATAGAACATGAGAAGGAAGAGGCAGACCTGATCTGTTTTGTTCACAGGTCATCAGAGGCAGACATAGCGGTGGATATCCCTGAAGATATTATATCTATATTCAAAAAACTTCCCTTTATCGGGGACCCGTCTTTTCTTAGTGAAGATCATGTCGTATGGGAAGTGATTGATGAGGTTTCAGCAGCAACTGTCAAGCCCGCTGCTGATAAGAAGGAATTTATATATAATGAAGATGAATTTATTGAACGGGAAATCACCGGGGTTAATGCGGCAGCTATCATACGCCAGAGGAGGAGCGGACAATCGTATGATGGAGAGGCGTCAATCAGCAGGAATGATTTTCTGGCGATACTCGATAAGACTATCCCTCGTAAAAATTGTGCGCCGTTTGATGCCGGTATTGGCAATGTCTCTGTTAATCTCCTTATATTTGCTCATCGTGTAACAGGACTTGACCCTGGATTATATATTTTGTTTAGAAATAAAGGGGATGTTGCAGAGTTCAAACGCAAATGCACAGCTGATTTATTATGGGAGATAGTTAGTGATGTGCCGGATACTCTGCCATTATATTTGCTGAAAAAAGGGGATTTCAGGCAAAAAGCATCTTATTATAGCTGTGATCAGGAGATAGCAGGAGACGGTGTGTTTTCCGCAGGGATGATAGCGAAGTTCAAAGCGAATATAGAGGATGAACCGCACGCATACAGGCGCCTCTTCTGGGAGGCAGGGATGATTGGACAGGTGCTATATCTTGAGGCAGAGGCGCATTCTCTGCGCGGTACTGGCATAGGATGTTACTATGATGACCTTGTGCACCAGTTGTTGGGGTTTACTGACAATACTTATCAGGATATTTATCATTTTACAGTCGGAAAGGCGCTGGAAGACACAAGGATAACAACGCTTTCCCCATACGGCCATTTGAAGAGATAG